One genomic region from Streptomyces sp. NBC_01304 encodes:
- the panB gene encoding 3-methyl-2-oxobutanoate hydroxymethyltransferase has protein sequence MTQISAAQKPVDGSKALYGGKGTRRITVRDITAAKERGEKWPMLTAYDAMTANVFDESGIPVMLVGDSAGNCHLGYETTVPVTLDQMVMMSAAVVRGTSRALIVGDLPFGSYQEGPVQALRSATRLVKEAGVGAVKLEGGERSLAQTELIVQSGIPVMSHLGLTPQSVNTMGYRVQGRGDEDAHRLLRDAKAAQDAGAFAVVLELVPEELAAEVTRSLQIPTVGIGAGAQCDAQVLVWTDMMGLTDGKLPRFVKQYAQLRSVMGDAAKAFAEDVVGGAFPQAEHAFH, from the coding sequence ATGACGCAGATTTCGGCTGCCCAAAAGCCCGTCGACGGCAGCAAGGCGCTGTACGGCGGAAAGGGCACACGCCGCATCACCGTCCGCGACATCACCGCCGCCAAGGAGCGCGGCGAGAAGTGGCCCATGCTCACCGCGTACGACGCGATGACCGCCAATGTCTTCGACGAGTCCGGCATCCCCGTGATGCTGGTCGGCGACTCGGCGGGCAACTGCCACCTCGGGTACGAGACCACCGTGCCCGTCACCCTCGACCAGATGGTCATGATGTCGGCCGCCGTCGTGCGGGGCACCAGCCGTGCCCTGATCGTCGGCGACCTGCCGTTCGGCTCGTACCAGGAGGGCCCCGTGCAGGCCCTGCGCTCGGCGACCCGCCTGGTCAAGGAGGCCGGGGTCGGCGCCGTGAAGCTGGAGGGCGGCGAGCGCTCGCTGGCCCAGACCGAGCTGATCGTGCAGTCCGGCATCCCCGTCATGTCGCACCTGGGCCTGACCCCGCAGTCCGTGAACACCATGGGCTACCGGGTGCAGGGCCGCGGCGACGAGGACGCCCACCGCCTCCTCCGCGACGCCAAGGCCGCGCAGGACGCGGGCGCGTTCGCCGTCGTCCTGGAACTCGTACCGGAAGAGCTGGCCGCCGAGGTCACCCGCTCCCTGCAGATCCCCACCGTGGGTATCGGTGCGGGCGCCCAGTGCGACGCCCAGGTCCTGGTGTGGACCGACATGATGGGCCTGACCGACGGGAAGCTGCCGCGTTTCGTGAAGCAGTACGCGCAGCTGCGCAGCGTCATGGGCGACGCCGCCAAGGCCTTCGCCGAGGACGTTGTCGGCGGGGCGTTTCCGCAGGCAGAGCACGCCTTTCACTGA
- a CDS encoding MFS transporter, with protein MTSPANPSAPAAPRIPEAVHRRRWAILGVLMLSLLIVVLDNSILNVAIKTISTPAPTGLGATQSELEWAINAYTLVFAGLLFTAGLLGDRLGRKKVLLAGMVVFGIGSMLAAESGSPVQLIVFRAVMGFGAAFVMPATLAVLMHVFEREEQPKAIGIWAGGVGLAIAIGPITGGVLLDHFWWGSVFLINVPIVLIAIALMIWLVPDSRDPKPGRLDPVGVVVSVIGLVLLVYGIIKGGQLADFTDTTVLATIAAGVAVLVAFVIYEKRSDHPSIDVTYFKNKVFSAAISTISLVFFALMGVTFFAVFYTQSVRGYSPLQTGLLMLPLAVAQLIFSPRARLVVDRFGNRAVCTAGMVTIAATLAAFATLDADTPIWLLEVIFFLMGAGMAHIMTPTSVVIMQALPREKAGSASALSNTFRQVGGALGIAVLGSVLSTAYRSDIESSLGGVPAELRHTAGESIEATLGVAEKLHQPGLVVPAQDAFLHAMHVTALWGAGVAVIGAIVVALFLPGRAPAAPEAEVERESVGVKD; from the coding sequence ATGACTTCGCCTGCCAACCCGTCCGCGCCCGCCGCGCCGCGGATACCCGAAGCCGTGCATCGCCGTCGCTGGGCGATCCTCGGTGTGCTGATGCTCAGCCTCCTGATCGTCGTCCTCGACAACTCGATCCTCAATGTCGCCATCAAGACGATCTCGACCCCGGCGCCGACCGGCCTGGGCGCCACCCAGAGCGAGCTCGAGTGGGCCATCAACGCCTACACCCTGGTCTTCGCCGGCCTGCTCTTCACCGCCGGACTCCTCGGTGACCGCCTGGGGCGCAAGAAGGTGCTCCTCGCCGGAATGGTCGTCTTCGGCATCGGCTCGATGCTCGCCGCCGAGTCCGGCTCACCGGTCCAACTCATCGTGTTCCGCGCCGTGATGGGCTTCGGCGCCGCCTTCGTCATGCCCGCGACGCTTGCCGTGCTCATGCACGTCTTCGAGCGCGAGGAGCAGCCCAAGGCCATCGGCATCTGGGCGGGCGGTGTCGGCCTCGCCATCGCGATCGGGCCCATCACCGGCGGTGTGCTGCTCGACCACTTCTGGTGGGGCTCGGTCTTCCTGATCAACGTGCCGATCGTGCTGATCGCGATCGCGCTGATGATCTGGCTGGTCCCCGACTCCCGCGACCCGAAGCCGGGCCGGCTCGACCCGGTCGGCGTGGTCGTCTCGGTGATCGGCCTGGTCCTGCTGGTCTACGGCATCATCAAGGGCGGCCAGCTCGCCGACTTCACCGACACCACGGTGCTCGCCACGATCGCGGCGGGCGTCGCGGTCCTCGTCGCCTTCGTGATCTACGAGAAGCGCAGCGACCACCCGTCCATCGACGTCACGTACTTCAAGAACAAGGTGTTCTCGGCGGCGATCAGCACCATCTCGCTGGTCTTCTTCGCGCTGATGGGCGTGACGTTCTTCGCCGTCTTCTACACGCAGAGCGTGCGCGGCTACAGCCCGCTGCAGACCGGCCTGCTGATGCTGCCGCTCGCCGTCGCCCAGCTGATCTTCTCGCCGCGGGCACGACTCGTCGTGGACCGCTTCGGCAACCGCGCGGTGTGCACGGCGGGGATGGTGACCATCGCCGCGACGCTCGCGGCGTTCGCGACGCTGGACGCGGACACGCCGATCTGGCTCCTGGAGGTCATCTTCTTCCTGATGGGCGCGGGCATGGCGCACATCATGACGCCGACCTCCGTGGTCATCATGCAGGCGCTGCCGCGCGAGAAGGCGGGCTCGGCGTCGGCCCTCAGCAATACGTTCCGTCAGGTGGGCGGGGCGCTGGGCATCGCGGTGCTCGGCTCGGTGCTCTCCACGGCGTACCGCTCGGACATCGAGTCCAGCCTCGGCGGGGTGCCGGCCGAGCTGCGGCACACCGCGGGCGAGTCGATCGAGGCGACCCTCGGCGTCGCGGAGAAGCTGCACCAGCCCGGGCTTGTGGTACCGGCTCAGGACGCGTTCCTGCACGCCATGCACGTAACCGCGTTGTGGGGCGCGGGAGTTGCGGTGATCGGGGCGATTGTGGTCGCGCTGTTCTTGCCGGGGCGGGCTCCGGCGGCCCCGGAGGCGGAGGTCGAGCGGGAGTCGGTGGGGGTCAAGGACTAG